In Myxococcus virescens, a single window of DNA contains:
- a CDS encoding ChaN family lipoprotein: MRASLALHLALFRRQRAQIARVVDGQTASFRTYEARFRRRTSGYRSVTTLPAVYQQVQAADVVYVGDYHTLPLAQETYLALVERAQASGRRVIMALECVEGRHQATVDAWRAGRVTERSLLAKLGHGSGAWSHTRTLLSFARKQKLEVVGIDRRAQGERSLELRDAYAAERIARAARAPDRPLVMVLVGQYHVAPCHLPAQVERALGTETRKGLVVYQNAEGVWWRLAREGRVGAAEAVELADGTLCLMNASPVVCQQSFLDYLEAEAGDAPLLDRGAAERFREMSALIGRLAGVPVGRSLDTVDVATAADGDVLERIQRRGRFTQAELTQLRRHILSRESSYIPRARVAYLASLSLNHAAEEAAHFVRHCAVGDAMDAPRGASEAFYARCLEEALGFFGSKLVNPRRTCLGVPEWAKRFGESRGVERQIAAFVLAHKATEAEAPEEAVKLLPLRKDRLFHGVSHALGYLLGDRLYQAFDSGQVAKAEVQALFRDPFVDPRAAYFAWAERLGI; encoded by the coding sequence ATGCGCGCTTCGCTCGCCTTGCACCTCGCCCTGTTCCGACGCCAGCGCGCGCAGATTGCCCGAGTGGTTGACGGACAGACGGCCTCCTTCCGAACCTACGAGGCCCGCTTCCGGCGGCGCACCTCGGGTTACCGGAGCGTCACGACGCTGCCCGCCGTGTACCAGCAGGTACAGGCGGCGGACGTCGTCTACGTCGGCGACTACCACACGCTCCCGCTCGCGCAGGAAACCTACCTCGCACTGGTGGAGCGGGCGCAGGCCTCGGGCCGCCGCGTCATCATGGCGCTGGAGTGTGTGGAGGGCCGTCACCAGGCCACCGTGGACGCCTGGCGCGCCGGCCGCGTCACCGAGCGCTCCCTGCTGGCGAAGCTGGGACACGGCTCGGGGGCTTGGTCCCATACGCGCACCCTGCTCTCCTTCGCACGCAAGCAGAAGCTGGAAGTGGTGGGCATCGACCGCCGGGCGCAGGGTGAGCGCTCGCTGGAGCTTCGCGACGCCTACGCCGCCGAACGCATCGCCCGCGCCGCCCGCGCGCCGGACCGGCCGCTGGTCATGGTGCTGGTGGGCCAGTACCACGTGGCGCCCTGCCACCTGCCCGCGCAGGTGGAGCGCGCGCTCGGCACGGAGACGCGCAAGGGGCTGGTCGTGTACCAGAACGCGGAAGGCGTCTGGTGGCGGCTGGCGCGCGAAGGCCGCGTTGGCGCCGCGGAGGCCGTGGAGCTGGCCGACGGCACCCTGTGCCTGATGAACGCCTCCCCCGTGGTGTGCCAGCAGAGCTTCCTGGACTACCTGGAGGCGGAAGCCGGAGACGCCCCGCTGTTGGACCGTGGCGCCGCCGAGCGCTTCCGTGAAATGTCCGCGCTGATCGGCCGGCTCGCCGGCGTGCCCGTGGGCCGCTCCCTGGACACGGTGGACGTGGCCACCGCCGCGGATGGCGACGTCCTGGAGCGAATCCAGCGGCGCGGACGCTTCACCCAGGCCGAGCTGACCCAGCTTCGCCGCCACATCCTCTCCCGCGAGAGCAGCTACATCCCCCGCGCGCGGGTGGCCTACCTGGCGTCGCTGTCGCTGAACCACGCGGCGGAGGAAGCGGCGCACTTCGTCCGGCACTGCGCCGTGGGTGACGCCATGGACGCGCCGCGCGGCGCCTCGGAGGCCTTCTACGCGCGCTGCCTGGAAGAGGCGCTGGGCTTCTTCGGCTCGAAGCTGGTGAACCCCCGGCGCACCTGCCTGGGCGTGCCCGAGTGGGCCAAGCGCTTCGGCGAGAGCCGCGGCGTGGAGCGGCAGATCGCCGCCTTCGTGCTGGCCCACAAGGCCACGGAGGCGGAAGCGCCGGAAGAAGCCGTGAAGCTCCTCCCCCTGCGCAAGGACCGCCTGTTCCACGGCGTCAGCCACGCCCTGGGCTATCTGCTCGGAGACCGGCTGTACCAGGCCTTCGACAGTGGCCAGGTGGCCAAGGCGGAGGTGCAGGCTCTGTTCCGCGACCCCTTCGTGGACCCGCGCGCGGCCTACTTCGCCTGGGCCGAACGCCTGGGCATCTGA
- a CDS encoding class I SAM-dependent methyltransferase, protein MTTEMDVRTYNREAWDRQVATGNRWTLPVSPEVIAAARKGEWSIVLTPTKPVPREWFGDVRGKDILCLAGSGGQQAPVLAAAGARVSVLDNSPAQLGQDRMVAEREGLALRLVEGDMRDLSAFEDASFDLIFHPCSNCFVDAVRPVWREAARVLRPGGVLLTGFTNPVNYLFDLALEKQGIFTLKYRMPYSDFTSLSDEERRRFTDVGEPLCVGHSLEDQLGGQADAGLAIVGLFEDSFGPEDALSQYYNGFIATRAMKLPAR, encoded by the coding sequence ATGACGACTGAAATGGACGTGCGGACGTACAACCGCGAGGCGTGGGACCGTCAGGTGGCCACGGGCAACAGGTGGACGCTTCCCGTGAGCCCGGAAGTCATCGCCGCGGCACGCAAGGGCGAGTGGAGCATCGTCCTCACCCCCACGAAGCCGGTGCCGCGCGAGTGGTTCGGCGACGTGAGGGGCAAGGACATCCTGTGCCTCGCGGGCTCGGGTGGACAGCAGGCCCCAGTGCTGGCGGCGGCGGGCGCCCGGGTGTCGGTGCTGGACAACTCGCCCGCGCAGCTCGGCCAGGACCGCATGGTGGCGGAGCGCGAGGGCTTGGCGCTGCGGCTGGTGGAGGGCGACATGCGCGACCTCTCCGCCTTCGAGGACGCGAGCTTCGACCTCATCTTCCACCCGTGCTCCAACTGCTTCGTGGACGCGGTGCGCCCCGTGTGGCGTGAGGCGGCGCGGGTGCTGCGCCCCGGCGGCGTGCTGCTGACCGGCTTCACCAATCCCGTGAACTACCTGTTCGACCTGGCCTTGGAGAAGCAGGGCATCTTCACGCTGAAGTACCGGATGCCCTACTCGGACTTCACCAGCCTGTCCGACGAGGAGCGTCGCCGCTTCACGGACGTGGGCGAGCCGCTCTGTGTCGGGCACTCCCTGGAGGACCAGCTTGGCGGTCAGGCGGATGCGGGGCTCGCCATCGTCGGCCTCTTCGAGGACTCGTTTGGTCCGGAAGATGCCTTGTCGCAGTACTACAACGGCTTCATCGCCACCCGCGCGATGAAGCTCCCGGCGCGGTAG
- a CDS encoding SDR family NAD(P)-dependent oxidoreductase produces the protein MDTELQGRGVLVTGGAGGIGTALVHTFAEEGAKVAVHHHSSIEKAQALARDVGGAALRADLTVEADVDALVPAAVAALGRLDVLVCNAGVWPAPDEPVWEMSLARWRRTLAENLDSVFLCCRAFLRHVATTKTGNIVIISSTAGLFGEAGHADYAAAKGALASGFLKSLKNELGRIAPLGRVNVVCPGWTAVDRSRDKLAQPGFVERVTRTMPLRKVAQPVDVARAVVSLASDRISGHVTGEVVTVAGGMEGRVLHDD, from the coding sequence ATGGACACGGAGCTGCAGGGCAGAGGCGTCCTGGTCACGGGCGGCGCCGGAGGAATCGGCACCGCCCTGGTCCATACCTTCGCGGAAGAAGGCGCGAAGGTGGCAGTGCACCACCACTCCAGTATCGAGAAGGCCCAGGCGCTGGCACGCGACGTCGGCGGCGCGGCGCTGCGCGCGGACCTGACGGTGGAAGCCGACGTGGACGCGCTGGTTCCCGCGGCGGTGGCCGCGCTGGGGCGGCTGGACGTGCTGGTCTGCAACGCGGGTGTCTGGCCCGCCCCGGATGAACCCGTCTGGGAGATGTCCCTGGCGCGCTGGCGCCGCACGCTGGCGGAGAACCTGGACAGCGTCTTCCTGTGCTGCCGTGCCTTCCTGCGGCACGTGGCCACCACGAAGACGGGCAACATCGTCATCATCAGCTCCACGGCGGGGCTGTTCGGTGAAGCAGGACACGCTGACTACGCCGCCGCCAAGGGCGCGCTGGCGAGTGGCTTCCTCAAGAGTCTCAAGAACGAATTGGGCCGCATCGCGCCCCTGGGCCGCGTCAACGTCGTGTGCCCGGGATGGACGGCGGTGGACCGCAGCCGCGACAAACTGGCCCAGCCGGGCTTCGTTGAGCGCGTCACGCGGACGATGCCGCTGCGCAAGGTGGCGCAGCCGGTGGATGTGGCGCGGGCGGTGGTGTCGCTCGCGTCGGACCGAATCTCCGGACATGTGACGGGTGAAGTCGTCACTGTCGCCGGAGGCATGGAAGGAAGGGTGCTGCATGACGACTGA
- a CDS encoding serine/threonine protein kinase, with protein MASHRLTTTPQDEPSLFTLERRHVLFSVEHTRFEFVRILERRANGEELLLAERYQRHGLAGPVVIKRVRSPASSARRHRLVEEVQLAYRLHHPTIAQVHYFKIHRGKPYIIMEYVDGPSLETVLDLMAMRGKPVSLAFALHVAAELADALHHAHSLKDEQGRSLGLIHRDVSPRNVRVARTGEVKLTHFGVAYSHMVGREETAEALLKGDVAYASPEYLAGNTLTAASDLFSLGLVLLELATGRHLFAAAAEALAPPRAKSRELRLEEPPSLPLTQMLMLLEDHGPQDVERAAARLPPEVRALLQGMLHRDATKRFGSAGALCEALRECLVQEVRRTGRPFGRADMAAELTRLISDASAVRDEVELLDESLFPSGLEAHELSGRGPKDS; from the coding sequence TTGGCCTCGCACCGCCTCACGACCACCCCCCAGGACGAACCTTCCCTCTTCACGCTCGAACGGCGGCACGTTCTCTTCTCGGTGGAGCACACGCGGTTCGAGTTCGTCCGCATTCTGGAGCGCCGGGCCAACGGCGAGGAGTTGCTCCTGGCCGAGCGCTACCAGCGGCACGGGCTCGCCGGCCCCGTCGTCATCAAGCGCGTGCGCAGCCCCGCGAGTTCCGCTCGCCGGCACCGGCTGGTGGAGGAAGTGCAACTGGCCTACCGCCTCCACCACCCCACCATCGCCCAGGTGCACTACTTCAAGATTCACCGGGGCAAGCCGTACATCATCATGGAGTACGTGGACGGGCCGTCGCTGGAGACCGTACTGGACCTCATGGCCATGCGGGGGAAGCCCGTGTCCCTGGCCTTCGCGCTCCACGTCGCAGCGGAGCTGGCGGACGCCCTGCACCATGCCCACTCGCTCAAGGACGAGCAGGGCCGGTCCCTGGGATTGATTCATCGCGACGTCAGTCCCCGCAACGTGCGCGTGGCTCGCACGGGCGAGGTGAAGCTGACGCACTTTGGCGTGGCCTATTCGCACATGGTCGGCCGGGAGGAGACGGCGGAGGCGCTCCTCAAGGGCGACGTGGCCTATGCGTCGCCGGAGTACCTCGCGGGCAATACGCTGACCGCCGCCTCGGACCTCTTCTCGCTGGGGCTGGTGCTGTTGGAGCTGGCCACGGGGCGGCACCTGTTCGCGGCCGCGGCGGAGGCGCTGGCGCCACCGCGTGCGAAGTCGCGTGAGCTGCGCCTGGAGGAGCCCCCTTCCCTGCCGCTCACACAGATGCTGATGCTGCTGGAAGACCATGGTCCCCAGGACGTGGAGCGAGCCGCCGCGCGCCTGCCGCCCGAGGTGCGCGCCCTCCTTCAAGGGATGCTGCACAGGGATGCAACGAAGCGCTTCGGCTCGGCGGGGGCGTTGTGCGAGGCACTCCGGGAATGCCTCGTCCAGGAAGTCCGCCGCACCGGCCGCCCCTTCGGACGGGCCGACATGGCCGCGGAGCTGACGCGGCTCATCAGCGACGCCAGCGCGGTACGCGACGAGGTCGAACTGCTCGACGAGAGTCTCTTCCCATCGGGCCTCGAGGCCCATGAACTGTCGGGGCGGGGCCCCAAGGACAGCTGA
- a CDS encoding helix-turn-helix domain-containing protein → MDEELGATFGKAVREARARLGLTQVEVAALLDMHPMVYSRMERGKMLPRVATLRKVAMVLRTSTDELLGLAREGRAGAKKQSSLQRRLMTLSETLDEEKLKALVVMASALSH, encoded by the coding sequence ATGGACGAAGAACTGGGAGCGACTTTTGGAAAGGCCGTGCGGGAGGCGCGAGCGCGGCTGGGGTTGACGCAGGTGGAAGTGGCGGCGCTGTTGGACATGCACCCCATGGTCTACAGCCGGATGGAGCGGGGGAAGATGTTGCCGCGTGTGGCCACGCTCCGGAAGGTGGCCATGGTGCTGCGGACCTCCACGGATGAACTGCTGGGCCTCGCCCGGGAGGGCCGCGCGGGCGCGAAGAAGCAGTCCTCGTTGCAACGGCGGCTGATGACGCTTTCGGAGACGCTGGACGAAGAGAAGCTCAAGGCGCTCGTCGTGATGGCGAGCGCCCTGTCCCACTAG
- a CDS encoding serine/threonine-protein kinase produces the protein MAEAQRREDSPGTRIAGFTLGKQLGSGACGNVYLAMRDGEEVALKLQYLHRMGGWPERECAILLRLRHPNVVAFRACGKFPGVAPRLFYLAMERVRGRPLHQWVEEENPSARQVARLLRGMALGLEATHAAGVVHRDLKESNVMVREPDGEPVLVDFGVGDFAGAPRLTQGVLPPGTALYRSPEALAFRRASSAVTARRYRCGPADDIYALGVVLYWMLTGRPPFLEVVTPTEIEAVISKAPRAPHTVNPRVPPALSELCLRLLAKAPEARGSAEALSADVERALATADAAWDVPLCEWRQDAETPGPDSGSEDDNDAALAMWAEGGDARRASSPRRGPLPRKPPLELCAVEASAPRTPARERAARWAVVLAGLACAVGAWLWVAPPTLGSGSNPIREVALPGGPPESEQAALLPSPGPTLAAVTAEVAHPKKEELPVKQMLDSVTTPPQPASSARAFKAAARTMVAVAACSGLGCPSGPQVRPAPPGEPCPPGAVEAMKRAGIRIGDRTSLAFVDDKDFGEPVLVREGRVQVELGTNFGPLTSGKAVGELIFADRVYGRFTQAYTRGGDFIPVCLEMVEQYGVRGIRRKGSDPSPGTATVSNTAVLYAVNRFE, from the coding sequence ATGGCGGAAGCGCAGAGGCGAGAAGATTCGCCGGGGACACGCATCGCGGGCTTCACTCTGGGCAAGCAGCTGGGCAGCGGCGCGTGCGGCAACGTGTACCTCGCGATGCGCGACGGCGAGGAGGTCGCGCTCAAGCTCCAGTACCTCCACCGGATGGGAGGGTGGCCAGAGCGCGAGTGCGCCATCCTCCTGCGCCTGCGCCACCCCAACGTGGTGGCCTTTCGCGCCTGCGGCAAGTTCCCAGGCGTGGCGCCCCGGTTGTTCTACCTGGCGATGGAGCGCGTGCGAGGACGGCCCCTGCACCAGTGGGTGGAAGAGGAGAACCCCAGTGCTCGACAGGTGGCACGGCTGCTGCGCGGCATGGCCCTGGGGTTGGAGGCCACGCACGCTGCGGGGGTCGTGCACCGCGACCTCAAGGAATCCAACGTCATGGTGCGGGAGCCGGACGGAGAGCCCGTCCTGGTGGACTTCGGCGTGGGCGACTTCGCCGGAGCCCCCCGCCTCACCCAGGGCGTCCTGCCGCCGGGCACCGCGCTCTATCGCAGCCCGGAGGCACTGGCGTTCCGCAGGGCCAGCAGCGCGGTCACGGCCCGCCGATATCGGTGCGGGCCAGCGGATGACATCTACGCGCTCGGCGTCGTCCTCTACTGGATGCTCACCGGCCGCCCTCCCTTCCTGGAGGTGGTGACTCCCACGGAAATCGAGGCCGTCATCTCCAAGGCGCCTCGCGCTCCCCACACGGTGAACCCGCGCGTGCCGCCAGCCCTGAGCGAACTGTGTCTGCGGCTGCTGGCGAAGGCCCCCGAAGCTCGAGGGAGCGCGGAGGCCCTGAGCGCGGACGTTGAGCGGGCACTCGCAACCGCCGACGCGGCGTGGGACGTGCCGTTGTGCGAGTGGCGGCAGGATGCGGAAACACCCGGCCCCGACTCCGGCTCCGAGGACGACAATGACGCCGCGCTGGCGATGTGGGCCGAGGGAGGTGATGCCCGCAGGGCCTCCTCGCCCAGGCGAGGGCCCCTTCCCCGCAAGCCGCCGCTGGAACTATGCGCCGTCGAAGCCTCGGCGCCACGAACGCCTGCGCGCGAACGTGCGGCACGCTGGGCCGTGGTGCTCGCCGGGCTGGCGTGTGCGGTGGGTGCGTGGCTCTGGGTGGCGCCACCCACGCTGGGTAGCGGGAGCAATCCCATCCGGGAAGTGGCTTTGCCCGGTGGCCCGCCGGAAAGTGAGCAGGCCGCGCTCCTGCCCAGTCCCGGGCCCACCCTCGCGGCCGTCACCGCCGAGGTGGCGCACCCGAAGAAGGAAGAGCTCCCCGTGAAGCAGATGCTCGACAGCGTGACGACTCCCCCGCAGCCCGCCTCCAGCGCGCGGGCCTTCAAGGCAGCGGCCCGGACGATGGTGGCCGTCGCCGCCTGCTCGGGCCTGGGCTGCCCCAGCGGCCCGCAGGTGCGTCCAGCGCCTCCCGGCGAACCTTGTCCCCCCGGCGCGGTGGAAGCCATGAAGCGGGCCGGTATTCGCATCGGCGACAGGACCAGCCTCGCCTTCGTCGACGACAAGGACTTCGGAGAGCCTGTCCTCGTCCGAGAAGGCCGCGTCCAGGTCGAACTCGGAACGAACTTCGGCCCCCTGACCTCGGGAAAAGCCGTGGGCGAACTCATCTTCGCGGACCGCGTCTATGGCCGCTTCACCCAGGCCTACACCCGTGGAGGTGACTTCATCCCCGTGTGCTTGGAGATGGTCGAACAGTACGGAGTACGCGGCATCCGGCGGAAGGGCAGCGACCCGAGCCCGGGCACTGCCACGGTCAGCAACACCGCCGTGCTCTATGCAGTGAATCGCTTCGAATAG
- a CDS encoding DUF2381 family protein, with the protein MPTPLSIPLAFALLLAAAPARAQPAACREPTERPVELGAERCGRPPEIRVGEGVATVLRFDTPLMRAEVSGPGRFRQVVDRELLIMVPEEPVADESRTTLTVSFADGAVPTRATLQLVMETPARAERQVEVFRRARTAASFQRELLEARRVLQEVREENARLRAAQARPGGLMGLWVSGDMGGTGVAAREFLDVRKHARNSLVLRSGLTFRARSILVVVGLKNPLGAKPWQATGAALVGPDGAELKVARVWAPAILNPGDEMDVLVETDPVEGAPRGPFTLTLWAEDGKRPIILGNIEFP; encoded by the coding sequence GTGCCCACGCCACTGTCCATCCCTCTTGCTTTCGCTCTCCTGCTGGCGGCGGCGCCCGCGCGCGCCCAGCCCGCCGCCTGCCGGGAGCCGACGGAACGCCCCGTTGAGCTGGGCGCGGAGCGGTGCGGCCGGCCACCCGAAATCCGAGTCGGAGAAGGTGTCGCCACGGTGCTTCGCTTCGACACTCCCCTGATGCGCGCGGAGGTATCCGGACCGGGACGCTTCCGTCAGGTGGTGGACCGGGAACTCCTCATCATGGTGCCCGAGGAGCCAGTAGCCGATGAGTCCCGCACCACGCTGACCGTCTCCTTCGCGGATGGAGCGGTCCCCACCCGAGCCACGCTTCAACTCGTCATGGAGACGCCCGCACGGGCAGAACGGCAGGTGGAGGTCTTCCGTCGAGCGCGCACGGCCGCCTCCTTCCAGCGGGAGTTGCTGGAGGCACGGCGAGTACTTCAGGAAGTGCGCGAGGAGAATGCACGGCTGCGAGCAGCACAGGCACGCCCCGGCGGCTTGATGGGGCTGTGGGTGAGTGGAGACATGGGCGGCACCGGCGTCGCCGCAAGAGAGTTCCTGGACGTCCGGAAGCACGCGAGGAACAGCCTGGTGCTCCGTTCCGGCCTGACCTTCCGGGCCAGGAGCATTCTGGTGGTAGTGGGCCTGAAGAACCCGCTGGGCGCGAAGCCCTGGCAGGCCACCGGCGCGGCACTGGTGGGGCCGGATGGCGCGGAGTTGAAAGTCGCGCGGGTGTGGGCACCCGCCATCCTCAACCCCGGCGACGAAATGGACGTCCTGGTGGAGACCGACCCCGTGGAAGGCGCGCCCCGAGGCCCCTTCACCCTGACGCTGTGGGCGGAGGACGGCAAGCGCCCCATCATCCTCGGCAACATCGAGTTCCCGTGA
- a CDS encoding DUSAM domain-containing protein has product MSEKIDWDPIRALARRVIREGAPLVLDDDVRALLRRTAREVGISDANAEQALSTDVGALELLRESSRRITDGSNRLMDALHRMYRHQKAGDFDSARQEMRDVLSVEVVPHYREVAEGQLEDLEDES; this is encoded by the coding sequence ATGTCCGAGAAGATTGATTGGGACCCCATCCGCGCATTGGCACGCAGGGTCATCCGCGAAGGTGCGCCGCTCGTCCTCGACGATGATGTGCGCGCGCTCCTCCGGCGCACAGCGCGAGAGGTAGGCATCAGCGATGCGAACGCGGAGCAGGCACTTTCTACGGACGTGGGGGCGCTAGAACTCCTCCGTGAGAGTTCGCGGCGCATCACCGACGGGTCCAACAGGCTGATGGACGCGCTGCACAGGATGTATCGCCACCAGAAGGCTGGCGACTTCGACAGCGCCCGCCAGGAAATGCGGGATGTGCTCTCCGTCGAAGTGGTGCCGCACTACCGAGAGGTAGCGGAAGGCCAGCTCGAAGACCTCGAAGATGAGTCCTGA
- a CDS encoding DUSAM domain-containing protein, producing MPTQRDWDAVKDLSRRITDPVQPFLTTETRALVQATAHDVGTSPDETTRALQDDESAAVLVREIASRISTGSRRLSHTLVEVDRRRDAGDLEGARQLLLDVLAVEVVPHYVDILNTYLAAVDDEP from the coding sequence ATGCCCACCCAACGGGATTGGGACGCGGTCAAAGACCTGAGCCGCCGCATCACGGACCCGGTTCAGCCCTTCCTCACCACCGAAACGCGCGCCCTGGTCCAGGCCACGGCGCACGACGTGGGGACTTCGCCTGACGAAACAACGCGTGCGCTCCAGGATGACGAAAGCGCCGCAGTTCTTGTGAGGGAGATTGCATCCCGCATCTCCACCGGGTCGAGGCGCCTCTCTCACACCTTGGTTGAAGTCGATAGACGCCGGGATGCTGGGGACTTGGAGGGGGCTCGCCAGCTTCTCCTGGACGTCTTGGCCGTGGAAGTCGTGCCTCATTACGTGGACATCCTGAACACGTACCTTGCGGCAGTGGACGACGAGCCATAG
- a CDS encoding DUSAM domain-containing protein, which translates to MANRPNWDLFRALSRRVLRDGVPLVLTEDVRTLLLHTAREVAIRDAELALSTEEGALALMRETGRRITDGSNRLTDALHVMWQHQRAGDYNSARQLMRDVLAVEVVPYYRELAQGQLDDMSDEP; encoded by the coding sequence ATGGCCAACCGCCCTAACTGGGACTTGTTCCGCGCACTCTCCCGCCGCGTGTTGCGGGACGGCGTGCCTCTCGTGCTCACGGAGGACGTGCGCACGTTGTTGCTACACACTGCACGTGAGGTTGCCATCCGCGACGCGGAGCTCGCATTGAGCACCGAGGAGGGGGCCCTGGCACTGATGCGTGAGACTGGACGCCGCATCACGGACGGCTCAAACAGGCTCACCGATGCGCTGCACGTGATGTGGCAGCACCAGCGGGCTGGGGACTACAACAGCGCGCGGCAACTGATGCGCGACGTGTTGGCCGTCGAAGTCGTGCCGTACTACCGGGAGCTTGCTCAAGGCCAGCTCGACGACATGTCCGACGAGCCTTGA